One Flavobacterium lipolyticum DNA segment encodes these proteins:
- a CDS encoding transposase, translating into MKKTRKKYTLGFKILAASMSIHCERVLDVAQNLNISIDKLQHWKKLYKDGKFAAKKPFISALDQKELLKIGKQIKEL; encoded by the coding sequence ATGAAAAAGACAAGAAAAAAGTACACGTTAGGGTTTAAGATTCTGGCCGCCTCGATGAGCATACACTGCGAAAGGGTACTTGATGTGGCCCAAAATCTTAATATTAGCATTGATAAACTACAGCACTGGAAGAAGCTTTACAAAGACGGAAAGTTTGCTGCAAAAAAGCCTTTTATCTCTGCTCTTGATCAAAAAGAACTCCTAAAAATAGGTAAGCAGATTAAAGAGCTGTAA
- a CDS encoding chromate resistance protein ChrB domain-containing protein: protein MKWITRERPKIDRIACPWLIRNFVDPEAEFIYVPFDQVLDKAKELNALPFDIPNVEFTHYQEQCTFDYIVKKYKIEDPAISIMAGIVRGADTDRHEIAKESAGLWAVSAGLSHNITDDYKLLETGMVLYDALYSWASHLYKQKHLQNSPFENLLHEVYTKFLKDKKTAGKTPSWVKDLKNLIQDQIDAQFTFDLKKISGELDLNPSYLSREFSKYFEDLNFGDYVRKQRIEKAVNLIENTTYTLTEIAYRTGFSDQSHFTRIFKLHTGKNPSTYRKKIQKK, encoded by the coding sequence ATGAAATGGATCACCAGAGAAAGACCAAAAATAGACCGAATTGCATGCCCATGGCTTATTAGAAATTTTGTAGATCCTGAGGCTGAATTTATTTACGTCCCTTTTGATCAGGTTCTGGACAAAGCAAAAGAATTAAATGCCCTTCCTTTTGATATCCCAAATGTTGAATTCACACATTATCAGGAGCAGTGTACCTTCGATTATATTGTAAAAAAATATAAAATTGAGGATCCCGCTATTTCCATCATGGCAGGAATTGTACGCGGGGCTGATACCGATCGTCATGAAATTGCAAAAGAATCTGCCGGACTATGGGCGGTGTCTGCCGGGCTTTCGCATAATATTACCGATGATTATAAACTCCTTGAAACCGGAATGGTGCTTTATGACGCACTTTACAGCTGGGCCTCACATCTCTACAAACAGAAACATCTGCAGAACAGCCCCTTTGAGAACCTGCTGCACGAAGTTTATACTAAATTTCTTAAAGACAAAAAAACAGCCGGAAAAACACCATCCTGGGTAAAAGACCTCAAAAATCTTATTCAGGACCAGATTGATGCACAGTTTACTTTCGACCTTAAAAAAATATCCGGTGAACTCGATTTGAACCCGTCCTACCTGTCGAGAGAATTTTCTAAATATTTTGAAGATTTAAATTTCGGGGATTACGTTAGAAAACAAAGGATCGAAAAAGCGGTAAATCTTATTGAGAACACCACCTATACTTTGACTGAGATTGCCTATAGAACCGGATTTTCAGACCAAAGTCATTTTACAAGAATTTTTAAACTCCATACCGGGAAAAATCCGTCAACATACAGAAAAAAAATCCAAAAAAAGTAA
- the chrA gene encoding chromate efflux transporter has product MNENHKYTLRELTLYFLKLGTIGFGGPVALVGYVHKDLVENRKWISEDEYREGLALAQLAPGPLAAQLGIYLGFVHYRFLGATLIGFAFVLPSFLMVLLLGIIYKLYGGLSWIQAVFYGVGAAVIGIIALSSYKLTLKSIGQLNLESMKSKWLLWLFFILAVVITYITEQEQVLLFIAAGLLYMIIKAPPKWWNSKTVNSFSLVFLLAGFWSYESSTFTKIAFFFVKAGTFVFGSGLAIVPFLHSGVVIENQ; this is encoded by the coding sequence ATGAATGAAAATCACAAATATACATTACGAGAACTAACACTTTATTTTTTAAAACTCGGTACTATAGGTTTTGGTGGGCCCGTTGCTCTAGTGGGCTATGTGCACAAAGATCTGGTGGAAAACCGAAAGTGGATCTCAGAGGACGAATACCGCGAAGGACTCGCTCTGGCTCAACTCGCTCCAGGTCCTTTGGCGGCGCAGCTTGGAATTTATCTTGGTTTTGTACATTATCGCTTTCTTGGGGCTACATTGATTGGTTTTGCCTTTGTTCTGCCTTCTTTTTTAATGGTGCTCTTATTAGGGATCATCTATAAACTCTACGGAGGCTTGTCCTGGATTCAGGCAGTATTTTATGGAGTTGGTGCAGCTGTAATCGGAATTATAGCATTAAGTTCTTATAAACTTACTTTAAAATCTATTGGCCAGCTGAATTTGGAATCCATGAAATCTAAGTGGCTGCTTTGGCTCTTTTTTATTCTTGCTGTCGTTATTACTTACATTACAGAACAGGAGCAAGTCCTTTTATTTATTGCAGCCGGTCTTTTATACATGATTATTAAAGCGCCTCCTAAATGGTGGAATAGCAAAACCGTAAACTCTTTTTCTTTAGTTTTTTTACTGGCCGGATTTTGGAGCTATGAAAGCTCTACCTTTACTAAAATTGCTTTTTTCTTTGTCAAAGCAGGAACTTTTGTATTTGGAAGTGGTCTGGCGATAGTTCCTTTTCTACATTCAGGAGTTGTAATCGAGAATCAATGA